In the genome of Myxococcus stipitatus, one region contains:
- a CDS encoding metal-dependent hydrolase, whose product MRNELMAVAVGALVAFTGVARAQGAPAAPAAKKADAGKPAATQGKTEATWWGHAAFVVRTPGGAVIAIDPWLSNPKAPKDVPQPEALDAILVTHGHFDHVGETKELAQKTGAKVFGSFELVNLLGLPEAQGVGANPGGTFKVKDATIHLVEAVHSSSYQTDPKQAPQYAGAPMGYVVEIEKGPTLYHAGDTGAFDSMSLIATQFKPTVAMLPIGGHFTMGPAEAAQAARMLKVQTVVPMHYGTFPLLQGTPEELRGALKKVRGSAKVVDLVPGKATAL is encoded by the coding sequence ATGCGAAACGAGCTCATGGCAGTCGCGGTGGGGGCATTGGTGGCGTTCACGGGAGTGGCGCGCGCGCAGGGCGCTCCGGCGGCCCCGGCGGCGAAGAAGGCCGATGCGGGGAAGCCCGCCGCCACCCAGGGCAAGACGGAGGCGACGTGGTGGGGTCACGCGGCCTTCGTGGTGCGCACGCCGGGCGGGGCGGTGATTGCCATCGACCCGTGGCTGAGCAACCCCAAGGCGCCCAAGGACGTGCCGCAGCCGGAGGCGCTGGACGCCATCCTGGTGACGCATGGCCACTTCGACCATGTCGGGGAGACGAAGGAGCTGGCGCAGAAGACGGGCGCGAAGGTGTTCGGCTCCTTCGAGCTGGTGAACCTGCTGGGCCTGCCGGAGGCGCAGGGCGTGGGGGCGAACCCCGGCGGCACGTTCAAGGTGAAGGACGCGACCATCCACCTGGTGGAGGCGGTGCACTCCAGCAGCTACCAGACCGACCCGAAGCAGGCCCCGCAGTACGCCGGGGCGCCCATGGGCTACGTGGTGGAGATCGAGAAGGGCCCCACGCTGTATCACGCGGGTGACACGGGCGCGTTCGATTCCATGTCCCTCATCGCCACCCAGTTCAAGCCCACCGTGGCGATGCTGCCCATCGGCGGGCACTTCACCATGGGGCCCGCGGAGGCGGCGCAGGCGGCGCGGATGCTGAAGGTGCAGACGGTGGTGCCCATGCACTACGGCACCTTCCCGTTGCTCCAGGGCACGCCCGAGGAGCTGCGTGGCGCGCTGAAGAAGGTGCGCGGCTCGGCGAAGGTGGTGGACCTGGTGCCGGGGAAGGCCACGGCGCTGTAG
- a CDS encoding TerB family tellurite resistance protein, with protein MLDFSKAGWLAPLLNEAVAAHMGAPAPEETALRLGTGRARARAYLRRTLRASGLLYGTPADPPSVVDAGLDLELQARAQEERLFHAVVRTLAVMALELARQVGAPESARVEQLLVLFAVLSGELELAESLAERLSAGKPVTKRQVGKVEAALRRREPTLAGDPVYGLVLHNGAQYADAQLFCRQAIDYFASGRLLREQARRRLHFAAKQKALLVDVLTGLACVDRQPGTPARRAILKQVEDLRLPAEIASELKAAVKQSFERRRSVRDVVRQVRSVDLRHFLLEQTLLAALVDGRRTRRERAFIDELADALHVPKEELRRLELEMAEFYARHRSVVDVFTVRDAASAMGDDMVAGMQEALEKNFYRLMQEVRETGDLAVLLTKLARRQTLTGDERRRMRAQLIDVAKAIPALAIFAAPGGFLLLAALAKVLPFSLLPSSFQDDAPVAQPEDGEDAGPEREAV; from the coding sequence GTGTTGGATTTCAGCAAGGCGGGGTGGCTCGCTCCGCTCCTCAACGAGGCGGTCGCGGCCCACATGGGCGCGCCCGCTCCGGAGGAGACCGCCTTGCGACTGGGCACCGGGCGTGCTCGGGCGCGGGCGTATCTGCGCCGCACCTTGCGCGCCAGCGGGTTGCTCTACGGCACTCCGGCGGACCCTCCCTCGGTCGTGGACGCGGGCCTGGACCTGGAGCTCCAGGCCCGGGCGCAGGAGGAGCGGCTGTTCCACGCGGTGGTCCGCACGCTGGCCGTGATGGCGCTGGAGCTGGCGCGGCAGGTGGGCGCGCCGGAGAGCGCTCGGGTGGAGCAGCTGCTGGTCCTCTTCGCCGTGCTGTCCGGAGAGCTGGAGCTGGCCGAGTCGCTGGCGGAGCGGCTCTCCGCCGGCAAGCCCGTGACGAAGCGGCAGGTGGGGAAGGTGGAGGCGGCGCTGCGCAGGCGCGAGCCGACGCTGGCGGGAGACCCCGTCTACGGGCTGGTGCTGCACAACGGCGCGCAGTATGCGGACGCGCAGCTGTTCTGCCGGCAGGCCATCGACTACTTCGCGAGCGGGCGGTTGCTCCGGGAGCAGGCGCGGCGGCGGCTGCACTTCGCGGCGAAGCAGAAGGCGCTGCTGGTGGACGTGCTGACGGGCCTTGCGTGTGTGGACCGGCAGCCTGGGACGCCCGCGCGGCGGGCCATCCTCAAGCAGGTGGAGGACCTGCGGCTGCCGGCGGAGATTGCGTCGGAGCTGAAGGCGGCGGTGAAGCAGTCCTTCGAGCGGCGGCGCTCGGTGCGGGACGTGGTGCGCCAGGTGCGCAGCGTGGACCTGCGGCACTTCCTCTTGGAGCAGACGCTGCTGGCGGCGCTGGTGGATGGGCGGCGCACGCGGCGGGAGCGCGCGTTCATCGACGAGCTGGCGGACGCGCTGCACGTGCCGAAGGAGGAGCTGCGCCGGCTCGAGCTGGAGATGGCCGAGTTCTACGCGCGCCATCGCTCCGTCGTGGATGTGTTCACGGTGCGGGACGCGGCCAGCGCCATGGGTGACGACATGGTGGCGGGCATGCAGGAGGCGCTGGAGAAGAACTTCTACCGGCTGATGCAGGAGGTCCGCGAGACGGGGGACCTGGCGGTGCTGCTCACGAAGCTGGCCCGGCGACAGACGCTCACCGGGGATGAGCGGCGGCGCATGCGTGCGCAGCTCATCGACGTGGCCAAGGCGATTCCCGCGCTCGCCATCTTCGCGGCGCCGGGTGGCTTCCTGCTCCTGGCGGCGCTGGCCAAGGTGCTGCCGTTCAGCCTCTTGCCCAGCTCGTTCCAGGACGATGCCCCTGTCGCGCAGCCGGAGGACGGCGAGGACGCCGGCCCGGAGCGCGAGGCGGTGTGA